The following are encoded together in the Drosophila sechellia strain sech25 chromosome 3R, ASM438219v1, whole genome shotgun sequence genome:
- the LOC6613856 gene encoding uncharacterized protein LOC6613856 isoform X4 has product MDKAQHPQKREEKEELGGQPEEKEPICEEQHDEESNEQGESHNEGGETPNKTDKQMQGGREPIYENVSSTISMHEVDNEQIATMTITTQTQATRISHRRSIPNKQTSNNNENNQNPNQTNNSRNQKESSTAATSAANDVPATTPGEQPEPYYQVPKATEPYYDAPKHLRPVPVYENVEIFYSGLEISQGSVGAPVGLMEPPKEKPPPPPTESPIPLDEGHDDELDGLGSSLGHNTDTWSSDNTYETISNGTRRHLQGQLEPAQPSPPIKRMNSTKRIKKELRNKRSSFLGIETDGDLDDMETYLELTVAPPPDMAQLLQEERRLEKQLYIKAGLCDSSDTGESRDSGVSENHSRQSSEHYTNSSEENDTQSEATPPPLPPPPSTAQVDEVIYQNESLLAAQTPLLQTVKGNSAESWTESATAAAAATQSLSEATATANAKMQSIEDKIREQGEMLRVERELLHFSQEELKRQRENLVLRENIARRELQHGAKMLMSNNRRSLQDLHHGLGIGNGMLSAFQPPQHHKVPMPPPHPQQIYANVPQQQQQVALHAYHQMDTDYRKSMSDLNEFSNCLMLPPTPPTKPLRAMQLNANGHGLEPDYAVSTRQRQPPAPYGGSLVKIAGAPMPPRLPGQGYPIQAPTAPAYHHQSAQNLSNMSRNTLLALSATPKPKYADGWVQQRKSYDSQQTSDAAWLAAQQQKRKSMPDYGGALYNNNHWLLQEAEQRRIEQLNRRSIPASKSMGKPLPDSIIQTLTERVQSKGIGDRKRFDSNGNYSQVNGNNIYQQQQQQKNVTNGSSINGNGSQGQEKVLSVSGKKKCSHCGDELGRGAAMIIESLLLFYHINCFKCCVCHVQLGDGLNGTDVRVRNHKLHCQNCYSSDDGIKFSCV; this is encoded by the exons ATGGACAAGGCACAACATCCACAGAAGCGGGAAGAGAAGGAGGAGCTGGGAGGTCAGCCGGAGGAGAAAGAACCAATTTGCGAGGAGCAGCACGACGAGGAGTCCAACGAGCAGGGGGAATCACACAACGAGGGTGGGGAAACGCCAAATAAAACCGATAAGCAGATGCAGGGGGGACGAGAGCCCATCTATGAGAATGTCAGCTCGACTATATCTATGCATGAAGTAGATAATGAACAGATAGCAACGATGACGATAACCACACAGACCCAAGCGACGCGAATAAGTCACAGGAGAAGCATTCCAAACAAGCAAACCAGCAACAATAACGAGAATAATCAAAACCCTAATCAAACTAACAACAGCAGGAATCAAAAAGAGAGcagcacagcagcaacatcggcaGCGAACGACGTGCCAGCAACAACACCGGGGGAACAACCAGAGCCCTACTACCAAGTGCCGAAGGCCACGGAGCCCTACTACGATGCCCCCAAGCATTTAAGGCCGGTGCCGGTCTACGAAAATGTCGAGATCTTCTACTCGGGCCTGGAGATTAGTCAGGGATCTGTGGGAGCGCCAGTAGGGCTGATGGAGCCACCCAAGGAGaagccgccaccgccgcccacCGAGAGTCCGATTCCGCTGGACGAGGGCCATGACGACGAGCTGGATGGACTAGGCAGCAGTCTGGGCCACAACACAGACACCTGGTCTTCGGACAACACCTACGAGACCATATCGAACGGCACTCGCCGGCACCTTCAAGGGCAACTGGAACCCGCCCAGCCCTCGCCGCCCATCAAGAGGATGAACTCGACCAAACGGATCAAGAAGGAGTTGCGCAACAAGCGCTCCAGTTTCCTGGGCATCGAAACCGACGGCGATCTCGACGACATGGAGACCTATCTCGAGCTAACAGTGGCCCCGCCTCCGGATATGGCGCAGCTCTTGCAGGAGGAGCGGCGACTGGAGAAGCAGCTGTACATCAAGGCGGGTCTCTGCGACAGTTCCGATACAG GTGAAAGCCGCGATTCTGGAGTTTCTGAAAACCACTCGCGCCAGAGCAGTGAGCACTACACGAACTCCTCTGAGGAGAACGATACACAGTCAGAGGCCACACCGCCGCCATTGCCTCCACCACCGTCGACCGCCCAAGTGGATGAAGTCATATACCAAAATGAGAGCCTCCTGGCTGCCCAGACACCGCTTCTCCAGACGGTCAAGGGAAACTCCGCCGAGTCCTGGACCGAATCAGCCACGGCCGCAGCGGCGGCCACACAATCATTGAGCGAAGCCACCGCAACGGCCAATGCCAAGATGCAGTCCATCGAGGATAAGATCCGGGAGCAGGGAGAGATGTTGCGGGTGGAACGCGAGCTACTGCACTTCTCG CAAGAGGAACTGAAACGGCAACGTGAAAATCTTGTGCTCCGAGAAAATATTGCTCGACGAGAGTTGCAACACGGAGCCAAGATGCTGATGTCGAACAACCGGCGCTCGCTGCAGGATCTGCACCACGGCCTAGGAATCGGAAACGGAATGCTGAGTGCCTTCCAGCCACCGCAACACCACAAGGTTCCAATGCCACCACCGCATCCGCAGCAGATTTACGCCAAtgtgccgcagcagcagcaacaggtggCCCTGCATGCATATCACCAGATGGACACGGACTACCGCAAGTCCATGTCGGATCTAAACGAGTTCTCCAACTGCCTGATGCTGCCGCCAACGCCGCCCACAAAGCCATTGAGGGCTATGCAATTGAACGCCAATGGTCATGGCCTGGAGCCAGATTATGCTGTTAGCACGAGGCAGCGCCAACCACCGGCTCCTTACGGTGGCTCTCTGGTAAAGATTGCTGGAGCACCAATGCCGCCACGGCTCCCCGGTCAAGGATATCCCATTCAAGCGCCGACAGCGCCAGCATACCATCACCAGTCAGCCCAGAACTTAAGCAATATGTCCAGAAACACCTTGCTCGCTTTGAGTGCCACCCCCAAACCAAAATACGCGGACGGATGGGTGCAGCAGCGGAAGAGTTATGACAGCCAACAGACCAGCGATGCGGCTTGGCTGGCCGCCCAGCAGCAAAAGCGCAAATCCATGCCGGACTACGGCGGAGCACTCTACAATAACAACCACTGGCTGCTGCAGGAGGCGGAGCAGAGACGCATCGAGCAACTTAATCGGCGATCTATACCGGCCAGCAAATCGATGGGCAAACCGCTGCCCGATTCCATCATACAAACTCTGACGGAGCGGGTTCAGAGCAAAGGAATCGGCGATCGAAAGCG CTTCGATAGCAACGGAAACTATAGCCAGGTAAACGGCAACAACAtctaccagcagcaacagcagcagaagaatGTGACGAATggcagcagcatcaatggcaacGGCAGCCAGGGGCAGGAGAAGGTGCTCAGCGTCAGTGGCAAGAAGAAGTGCTCCCATTGCGGCGACGAATTAG GTCGCGGCGCTGCCATGATCATCGAGTCGCTTCTGCTGTTCTACCACATCAACTGCTTCAAGTGTTGCGTCTGCCACGTCCAGCTGGGAGATGGCCTCAATGGAACCGATGTCCGGGTGCGAAACCACAAGCTGCATTGCCAAAACTGCTACTCCAGCGATGACGGCATTAAGTTCAGCTGCGTCTAA
- the LOC6613858 gene encoding eukaryotic translation initiation factor 3 subunit F-1 — protein sequence MSALNLTVRVHPVVLFQVVDAFERRNADSHRVIGTLLGSVDKGVVEVTNCFCVPHKEHDDQVEAELSYALDMYDLNRKVNSNESVVGWWATGNDVTNHSSVIHEYYARECNNPVHLTVDTSLQGGRMGLRAYVCIQLGVPGGKSGCMFTPIPVELTSYEPETFGLKLLQKTVGVSPAHRPKTVPPMLDLAQISEASTKLQSLLDLILKYVDDVIAHKVTPDNAVGRQLLDLIHSVPHMTHEQFTQMFNANVRNLLLVITLSQLIKTQLQLNEKLTFLPTA from the coding sequence ATGTCGGCCCTCAATCTGACCGTGCGCGTGCACCCGGTGGTGCTCTTCCAGGTGGTGGACGCCTTCGAGCGGCGGAACGCGGACTCGCACCGCGTCATCGGCACCCTGCTCGGCTCTGTGGACAAAGGTGTGGTGGAGGTTACCAACTGTTTCTGTGTGCCGCACAAGGAGCACGATGACCAGGTGGAGGCAGAGCTAAGCTACGCCCTGGACATGTACGACCTCAACCGCAAGGTGAACTCCAACGAGAGCGTGGTAGGCTGGTGGGCCACCGGCAACGACGTTACCAACCACAGTTCGGTAATCCACGAGTATTACGCCCGCGAATGCAACAACCCGGTGCATCTCACCGTTGACACTTCGCTGCAGGGCGGACGTATGGGTCTGCGTGCTTATGTTTGCATTCAACTGGGAGTTCCCGGCGGCAAGAGCGGCTGCATGTTTACTCCCATTCCTGTCGAGCTGACCAGCTACGAGCCGGAGACATTTGGGCTCAAGCTACTCCAGAAGACCGTCGGCGTTTCGCCCGCCCACCGTCCCAAGACCGTGCCGCCAATGCTGGACCTGGCCCAAATCTCGGAGGCCTCCACGAAGCTGCAGTCTCTCCTGGATCTTATTCTCAAGTACGTTGACGACGTGATCGCCCACAAGGTGACCCCCGACAACGCCGTCGGACGCCAGCTGCTAGACCTTATCCACTCCGTGCCGCACATGACCCACGAGCAGTTCACCCAGATGTTCAACGCCAACGTGCGCAACCTCCTGCTGGTCATCACGCTCTCCCAGCTCATCAAAACACAGCTGCAGCTTAACGAGAAGCTCACCTTCCTGCCCACCGCCTAG